In the Manis javanica isolate MJ-LG chromosome 14, MJ_LKY, whole genome shotgun sequence genome, one interval contains:
- the RXRG gene encoding retinoic acid receptor RXR-gamma isoform X2, producing MYGNYSHFMKFPAGFGGSPGHSGSTSMSPSAALSTGKPTDSRPGYMDSPVSAPRTLSAVGTPLSALGSTYRVITPAVGPPSGALAAPTGINLVAPPSSQLNVVNSVSISEDIKPLPGLPGIGNMNYPSASPGSLVKHICAICGDRSSGKHYGVYSCEGCKGFFKRTIRKDLVYTCRDNKDCRIDKRQRNRCQHCRYQKCLVVGMKREAVQEERQRSRERAESEVECAISGHEDMPVERILEAELAVEPKTESYGDMNMDNSTNDPVTNICHAADKQLFTLVEWAKRIPHFSDLTLEDQVILLRAGWNELLIASFSHRSVSVQDGILLATGLHVHRSSAHSAGVGSIFDRVLTELVSKMKDMQMDKSELGCLRAIVLFNPDAKGLSNPAEVETLREKVYATLEAYTKQKYPEQPGRFAKLLLRLPALRSIGLKCLEHLFFFKLIGDTPIDTFLMEMLETPLQIT from the exons GCTCCCCCGGCCACTCCGGCTCCACGTCCATGAGCCCGTCGGCAGCCCTGTCCACGGGGAAGCCTACGGACAGCCGCCCCGGCTACATGGACAGCCCAGTGAGCGCCCCGCGGACTCTGAGTGCAGTGGGGACGCCCCTCAGTGCCCTGGGCTCCACGTACCGAGTCATCACTCCTGCTGTGGGCCCGCCCTCAGGAGCGCTGGCGGCCCCCACAGGAATCAACTTGGTCGCCCCGCCCAGCTCTCAG cTCAATGTGGTCAACAGCGTCAGCATTTCAGAGGACATCAAGCCCTTACCAGGGCTTCCTGGGATTGGAAACATGAACTACCCGTCTGCCAGTCCCGGATCGCTGGTTAAGCACATCTGTGCCATCTGTGGGGACCGATCCTCAG GCAAGCACTATGGCGTGTACAGCTGTGAAGGCTGCAAGGGCTTCTTCAAGAGGACCATCCGGAAGGACCTTGTGTACACGTGCCGGGACAACAAGGACTGCCGCATCGACAAGCGCCAGCGCAACCGCTGTCAGCACTGCCGCTACCAGAAGTGCCTGGTGGTGGGCATGAAGCGGGAAG CTGTGCAAGAAGAAAGGCAGAGGAGCCGGGAGCGTGCCGAGAGTGAGGTGGAATGTGCCATCAGTGGCCACGAAGATATGCCTGTGGAGAGGATTCTGGAAGCGGAACTTGCTGTTGAACCGAAGACGGAATCCTACGGTGACATGAACATGGACAACTCG acaAACGACCCTGTCACCAATATATGCCATGCGGCCGATAAGCAGCTTTTCACTCTTGTTGAATGGGCCAAGCGCATCCCCCACTTCTCTGACCTCACCCTGGAGGACCAGGTCATTCTGCTCCGGGCAG GGTGGAATGAGCTGCTGATCGCCTCCTTCTCCCACCGCTCGGTTTCTGTGCAGGACGGCATCCTCCTGGCCACGGGTTTGCACGTCCACCGGAGCAGTGCCCACAGTGCTGGGGTCGGCTCCATCTTTGACAG AGTCCTGACTGAGCTGGTCTCCAAAATGAAAGACATGCAGATGGACAAGTCGGAGCTGGGCTGCCTGCGGGCCATCGTGCTGTTTAACCCAG ATGCCAAGGGTCTGTCCAACCCTGCCGAGGTGGAGACGCTGCGCGAGAAGGTCTATGCCACCCTGGAGGCCTACACCAAGCAGAAGTATCCGGAGCAGCCAGGCAG GTTCGCCAAGCTGCTGCTGCGCCTCCCGGCCCTGCGCTCCATCGGCCTCAAGTGCCTGGAGCACCTGTTCTTCTTCAAGCTCATCGGGGACACGCCCATCGACACCTTCCTCATGGAGATGCTGGAGACCCCGCTGCAGATCACCTGA
- the RXRG gene encoding retinoic acid receptor RXR-gamma isoform X1 yields the protein MYGNYSHFMKFPAGFGGSPGHSGSTSMSPSAALSTGKPTDSRPGYMDSPVSAPRTLSAVGTPLSALGSTYRVITPAVGPPSGALAAPTGINLVAPPSSQLNVVNSVSISEDIKPLPGLPGIGNMNYPSASPGSLVKHICAICGDRSSGKHYGVYSCEGCKGFFKRTIRKDLVYTCRDNKDCRIDKRQRNRCQHCRYQKCLVVGMKREAVQEERQRSRERAESEVECAISGHEDMPVERILEAELAVEPKTESYGDMNMDNSTNDPVTNICHAADKQLFTLVEWAKRIPHFSDLTLEDQVILLRAGWNELLIASFSHRSVSVQDGILLATGLHVHRSSAHSAGVGSIFDRVLTELVSKMKDMQMDKSELGCLRAIVLFNPDAKGLSNPAEVETLREKVYATLEAYTKQKYPEQPGSPSCCCASRPCAPSASSAWSTCSSSSSSGTRPSTPSSWRCWRPRCRSPEPAAGLRQEAPWAGAGGPPPRT from the exons GCTCCCCCGGCCACTCCGGCTCCACGTCCATGAGCCCGTCGGCAGCCCTGTCCACGGGGAAGCCTACGGACAGCCGCCCCGGCTACATGGACAGCCCAGTGAGCGCCCCGCGGACTCTGAGTGCAGTGGGGACGCCCCTCAGTGCCCTGGGCTCCACGTACCGAGTCATCACTCCTGCTGTGGGCCCGCCCTCAGGAGCGCTGGCGGCCCCCACAGGAATCAACTTGGTCGCCCCGCCCAGCTCTCAG cTCAATGTGGTCAACAGCGTCAGCATTTCAGAGGACATCAAGCCCTTACCAGGGCTTCCTGGGATTGGAAACATGAACTACCCGTCTGCCAGTCCCGGATCGCTGGTTAAGCACATCTGTGCCATCTGTGGGGACCGATCCTCAG GCAAGCACTATGGCGTGTACAGCTGTGAAGGCTGCAAGGGCTTCTTCAAGAGGACCATCCGGAAGGACCTTGTGTACACGTGCCGGGACAACAAGGACTGCCGCATCGACAAGCGCCAGCGCAACCGCTGTCAGCACTGCCGCTACCAGAAGTGCCTGGTGGTGGGCATGAAGCGGGAAG CTGTGCAAGAAGAAAGGCAGAGGAGCCGGGAGCGTGCCGAGAGTGAGGTGGAATGTGCCATCAGTGGCCACGAAGATATGCCTGTGGAGAGGATTCTGGAAGCGGAACTTGCTGTTGAACCGAAGACGGAATCCTACGGTGACATGAACATGGACAACTCG acaAACGACCCTGTCACCAATATATGCCATGCGGCCGATAAGCAGCTTTTCACTCTTGTTGAATGGGCCAAGCGCATCCCCCACTTCTCTGACCTCACCCTGGAGGACCAGGTCATTCTGCTCCGGGCAG GGTGGAATGAGCTGCTGATCGCCTCCTTCTCCCACCGCTCGGTTTCTGTGCAGGACGGCATCCTCCTGGCCACGGGTTTGCACGTCCACCGGAGCAGTGCCCACAGTGCTGGGGTCGGCTCCATCTTTGACAG AGTCCTGACTGAGCTGGTCTCCAAAATGAAAGACATGCAGATGGACAAGTCGGAGCTGGGCTGCCTGCGGGCCATCGTGCTGTTTAACCCAG ATGCCAAGGGTCTGTCCAACCCTGCCGAGGTGGAGACGCTGCGCGAGAAGGTCTATGCCACCCTGGAGGCCTACACCAAGCAGAAGTATCCGGAGCAGCCAG GTTCGCCAAGCTGCTGCTGCGCCTCCCGGCCCTGCGCTCCATCGGCCTCAAGTGCCTGGAGCACCTGTTCTTCTTCAAGCTCATCGGGGACACGCCCATCGACACCTTCCTCATGGAGATGCTGGAGACCCCGCTGCAGATCACCTGAGCCTGCAGCCGGCCTCCGCCAGGAGGCGCCCTGGGCCGGTGCGGGTGGACCCCCGCCGCGCACATga
- the RXRG gene encoding retinoic acid receptor RXR-gamma isoform X4, with translation MYGNYSHFMKFPAGFGGSPGHSGSTSMSPSAALSTGKPTDSRPGYMDSPVSAPRTLSAVGTPLSALGSTYRVITPAVGPPSGALAAPTGINLVAPPSSQLNVVNSVSISEDIKPLPGLPGIGNMNYPSASPGSLVKHICAICGDRSSAVQEERQRSRERAESEVECAISGHEDMPVERILEAELAVEPKTESYGDMNMDNSTNDPVTNICHAADKQLFTLVEWAKRIPHFSDLTLEDQVILLRAGWNELLIASFSHRSVSVQDGILLATGLHVHRSSAHSAGVGSIFDRVLTELVSKMKDMQMDKSELGCLRAIVLFNPDAKGLSNPAEVETLREKVYATLEAYTKQKYPEQPGSPSCCCASRPCAPSASSAWSTCSSSSSSGTRPSTPSSWRCWRPRCRSPEPAAGLRQEAPWAGAGGPPPRT, from the exons GCTCCCCCGGCCACTCCGGCTCCACGTCCATGAGCCCGTCGGCAGCCCTGTCCACGGGGAAGCCTACGGACAGCCGCCCCGGCTACATGGACAGCCCAGTGAGCGCCCCGCGGACTCTGAGTGCAGTGGGGACGCCCCTCAGTGCCCTGGGCTCCACGTACCGAGTCATCACTCCTGCTGTGGGCCCGCCCTCAGGAGCGCTGGCGGCCCCCACAGGAATCAACTTGGTCGCCCCGCCCAGCTCTCAG cTCAATGTGGTCAACAGCGTCAGCATTTCAGAGGACATCAAGCCCTTACCAGGGCTTCCTGGGATTGGAAACATGAACTACCCGTCTGCCAGTCCCGGATCGCTGGTTAAGCACATCTGTGCCATCTGTGGGGACCGATCCTCAG CTGTGCAAGAAGAAAGGCAGAGGAGCCGGGAGCGTGCCGAGAGTGAGGTGGAATGTGCCATCAGTGGCCACGAAGATATGCCTGTGGAGAGGATTCTGGAAGCGGAACTTGCTGTTGAACCGAAGACGGAATCCTACGGTGACATGAACATGGACAACTCG acaAACGACCCTGTCACCAATATATGCCATGCGGCCGATAAGCAGCTTTTCACTCTTGTTGAATGGGCCAAGCGCATCCCCCACTTCTCTGACCTCACCCTGGAGGACCAGGTCATTCTGCTCCGGGCAG GGTGGAATGAGCTGCTGATCGCCTCCTTCTCCCACCGCTCGGTTTCTGTGCAGGACGGCATCCTCCTGGCCACGGGTTTGCACGTCCACCGGAGCAGTGCCCACAGTGCTGGGGTCGGCTCCATCTTTGACAG AGTCCTGACTGAGCTGGTCTCCAAAATGAAAGACATGCAGATGGACAAGTCGGAGCTGGGCTGCCTGCGGGCCATCGTGCTGTTTAACCCAG ATGCCAAGGGTCTGTCCAACCCTGCCGAGGTGGAGACGCTGCGCGAGAAGGTCTATGCCACCCTGGAGGCCTACACCAAGCAGAAGTATCCGGAGCAGCCAG GTTCGCCAAGCTGCTGCTGCGCCTCCCGGCCCTGCGCTCCATCGGCCTCAAGTGCCTGGAGCACCTGTTCTTCTTCAAGCTCATCGGGGACACGCCCATCGACACCTTCCTCATGGAGATGCTGGAGACCCCGCTGCAGATCACCTGAGCCTGCAGCCGGCCTCCGCCAGGAGGCGCCCTGGGCCGGTGCGGGTGGACCCCCGCCGCGCACATga
- the RXRG gene encoding retinoic acid receptor RXR-gamma isoform X3: MSPSAALSTGKPTDSRPGYMDSPVSAPRTLSAVGTPLSALGSTYRVITPAVGPPSGALAAPTGINLVAPPSSQLNVVNSVSISEDIKPLPGLPGIGNMNYPSASPGSLVKHICAICGDRSSGKHYGVYSCEGCKGFFKRTIRKDLVYTCRDNKDCRIDKRQRNRCQHCRYQKCLVVGMKREAVQEERQRSRERAESEVECAISGHEDMPVERILEAELAVEPKTESYGDMNMDNSTNDPVTNICHAADKQLFTLVEWAKRIPHFSDLTLEDQVILLRAGWNELLIASFSHRSVSVQDGILLATGLHVHRSSAHSAGVGSIFDRVLTELVSKMKDMQMDKSELGCLRAIVLFNPDAKGLSNPAEVETLREKVYATLEAYTKQKYPEQPGSPSCCCASRPCAPSASSAWSTCSSSSSSGTRPSTPSSWRCWRPRCRSPEPAAGLRQEAPWAGAGGPPPRT, from the exons ATGAGCCCGTCGGCAGCCCTGTCCACGGGGAAGCCTACGGACAGCCGCCCCGGCTACATGGACAGCCCAGTGAGCGCCCCGCGGACTCTGAGTGCAGTGGGGACGCCCCTCAGTGCCCTGGGCTCCACGTACCGAGTCATCACTCCTGCTGTGGGCCCGCCCTCAGGAGCGCTGGCGGCCCCCACAGGAATCAACTTGGTCGCCCCGCCCAGCTCTCAG cTCAATGTGGTCAACAGCGTCAGCATTTCAGAGGACATCAAGCCCTTACCAGGGCTTCCTGGGATTGGAAACATGAACTACCCGTCTGCCAGTCCCGGATCGCTGGTTAAGCACATCTGTGCCATCTGTGGGGACCGATCCTCAG GCAAGCACTATGGCGTGTACAGCTGTGAAGGCTGCAAGGGCTTCTTCAAGAGGACCATCCGGAAGGACCTTGTGTACACGTGCCGGGACAACAAGGACTGCCGCATCGACAAGCGCCAGCGCAACCGCTGTCAGCACTGCCGCTACCAGAAGTGCCTGGTGGTGGGCATGAAGCGGGAAG CTGTGCAAGAAGAAAGGCAGAGGAGCCGGGAGCGTGCCGAGAGTGAGGTGGAATGTGCCATCAGTGGCCACGAAGATATGCCTGTGGAGAGGATTCTGGAAGCGGAACTTGCTGTTGAACCGAAGACGGAATCCTACGGTGACATGAACATGGACAACTCG acaAACGACCCTGTCACCAATATATGCCATGCGGCCGATAAGCAGCTTTTCACTCTTGTTGAATGGGCCAAGCGCATCCCCCACTTCTCTGACCTCACCCTGGAGGACCAGGTCATTCTGCTCCGGGCAG GGTGGAATGAGCTGCTGATCGCCTCCTTCTCCCACCGCTCGGTTTCTGTGCAGGACGGCATCCTCCTGGCCACGGGTTTGCACGTCCACCGGAGCAGTGCCCACAGTGCTGGGGTCGGCTCCATCTTTGACAG AGTCCTGACTGAGCTGGTCTCCAAAATGAAAGACATGCAGATGGACAAGTCGGAGCTGGGCTGCCTGCGGGCCATCGTGCTGTTTAACCCAG ATGCCAAGGGTCTGTCCAACCCTGCCGAGGTGGAGACGCTGCGCGAGAAGGTCTATGCCACCCTGGAGGCCTACACCAAGCAGAAGTATCCGGAGCAGCCAG GTTCGCCAAGCTGCTGCTGCGCCTCCCGGCCCTGCGCTCCATCGGCCTCAAGTGCCTGGAGCACCTGTTCTTCTTCAAGCTCATCGGGGACACGCCCATCGACACCTTCCTCATGGAGATGCTGGAGACCCCGCTGCAGATCACCTGAGCCTGCAGCCGGCCTCCGCCAGGAGGCGCCCTGGGCCGGTGCGGGTGGACCCCCGCCGCGCACATga